A DNA window from Zingiber officinale cultivar Zhangliang chromosome 3A, Zo_v1.1, whole genome shotgun sequence contains the following coding sequences:
- the LOC122052816 gene encoding glutamyl-tRNA reductase 2-like isoform X2 gives MSPRSDAGVDLEEKQSAGASASALEQFKISADRYMNERSSIGVIGLSVHTAPVEMREKLAVPEAQWTRAIGELCSLNHIEEAAVLSTCNRIEIYVVALSWNRGIREVIDWMAKTSGIPVTELREHLFMLRDTDATKHLFEVAAGLDSLVLGEGQILAQVKQVVRVGQGSGVLGKNIDRMFKDAITTGKRVRNETNISSGAVSVSSAAVELALMKLPKSHSTSARMLVIGAGKMGKLVIKHLAAKGSKSIVVVNRSEERVNAIREEIKDVEIIYKPFTDMFDAAAEADVVFTSTGSATPLFLKEHAEALPPVDKVVGGVRLFVDIAVPRNIGSCVADLEHVRVYNVDDLTEVVEANKEDRLRKAMEAQSIISQELKRFEAWRDSLETVPTIKKLRSHADRIRASELERCLQKIGNDALTKNMKRAIEDLSTGIVNKLLHGPLQHLRCDGNDGRTLDETLENMHALNRMFSLDTEKAIIEQKIKNKVEKTQS, from the exons GTTACATGAATGAAAGGAGCAGCATAGGTGTTATAGGTCTTAGTGTTCATACAGCACCTGTTGAGATGCGTGAAAAACTTGCTGTTCCAGAGGCACAATGGACTCGTGCTATTGGAGAATTGTGCAGTTTGAATCATATAGAAGAAGCTGCAGTCCTCAGTACCTGCAACCGAATAGAAATATATGTGGTTGCCTTATCTTGGAACCGAGGAATCAGAGAAGTTATCGATTGGATGGCAAAG ACAAGTGGGATTCCAGTAACAGAGCTTCGAGAGCATCTTTTTATGCTCCGTGATACTGATGCCACCAAGCACCTGTTTGAAGTTGCTGCAGGGCTTGACTCTCTTGTATTGGGAGAAGGTCAGATTCTTGCACAAGTTAAACAAGTTGTAAGAGTTGGGCAAGGCAGTGGAGTATTGGGAAAGAATATTGACAGGATGTTCAAAGATGCAATCACAACTGGAAAACGAGTTCGCAATGAAACCAACATTTCATCTGGTGCAGTTTCTGTGAGTTCAGCTGCGGTTGAGTTGGCTCTTATGAAGCTTCCAAAGTCACATTCAACATCTGCAAGAATGCTGGTGATTGGGGCTGGTAAGATGGGCAAACTAGTCATCAAACATTTAGCTGCAAAAGGGTCCAAAAGTATCGTGGTTGTGAACAGATCAGAGGAGAGAGTTAATGCTATTCGTGAGGAAATAAAAGATGTTGAAATCATCTACAAACCTTTCACTGACATGTTCGATGCAGCTGCAGAAGCAGACGTTGTTTTCACGAGCACTGGATCTGCAACACCACTTTTCTTGAAAGAACATGCCGAAGCTCTTCCACCCGTGGACAAGGTAGTCGGTGGAGTTAGACTCTTTGTGGACATTGCTGTTCCTAGAAATATAGGATCTTGTGTCGCAGATCTTGAGCATGTTCGAGTCTATAATGTTGATGACCTCACGGAGGTGGTGGAAGCCAACAAAGAAGATCGATTGAGGAAGGCAATGGAAGCTCAGTCAATAATCTCTCAAGAATTGAAACGGTTTGAGGCGTGGAGAGACTCTTTGGAGACTGTGCCAACCATCAAGAAGCTAAGGTCACATGCAGATAGAATTCGTGCTTCAGAGCTTGAGAGATGTTTACAGAAGATTGGTAATGATGCTTTGACAAAGAATATGAAAAGAGCCATTGAGGATCTTAGCACCGGTATTGTGAATAAGCTGCTTCATGGTCCGCTACAGCACTTGCGATGCGATGGCAATGACGGCAGAACTCTTGACGAGACCCTAGAAAATATGCATGCACTTAACAGAATGTTCAGTCTAGATACTGAAAAAGCAATCATAGAGCAGAAGATCAAGAACAAAGTGGAGAAAACCCAAAGTTAA